One Helianthus annuus cultivar XRQ/B chromosome 7, HanXRQr2.0-SUNRISE, whole genome shotgun sequence genomic region harbors:
- the LOC110867961 gene encoding protein kish → MSALFNFHSFLTVVLLVICTCTFLKMQFPAILEQKTGFRGFFWKAARIGERLSPWVAFGCFTMGVSIIFF, encoded by the exons ATG TCGGCGCTGTTCAATTTTCACTCGTTTCTAACGGTGGTGCTGTTAGTTATCTGCACATGCACTTTCCTCAAGATGCAGTTTCCGGCGATCCTTGAACAGAAAACAGG ATTTCGGGGTTTCTTCTGGAAGGCTGCAAGAATAG GTGAACGGTTGAGCCCGTGGGTGGCGTTTGGGTGCTTCACGATGGGCGTGTCGATAATATTTTTCTGA
- the LOC118480330 gene encoding putative uncharacterized protein DDB_G0290521, whose amino-acid sequence MNEPFPDNSKKGEKIKWKKKGIEDGIYIEPEKDSQTKADVSTHTTSPHTTTTTALPPSSSVITSPSPKPNSPPKTATPSSPPAKKQKTADVTTSGVMTTVVETPVVLTTISQSQTTATKIKTTALPSPSLPPAIKQKTTDVTTSVVMTTMVETPVISTSVSQPSTTALSIPTSQPKFPSSIKLYTRKRKPISDDEDIHDPMAAKYPLELEAIKNEMR is encoded by the coding sequence ATGAATGAACCATTTCCAGATAAttccaaaaagggggagaagatcaagtggaagaaaaagggaattgaagaTGGTATCTACATTGAACCTGAAAAGGATAGCCAAACCAAAGCTGatgtatcaacacacaccacctcaccacacaccaccacaaccactgccctaccaccatcatcatctgtgatcacatcaccatcaccaaaaccaaattcaccaccgaaaacagccaccccatcatctcctcctgccaaaaagcagaagacagcagatgttacaacatctggtgtaatgacaacagtggttgagacaccagttgttttaACAACTATCAGTCAATCTCAAACCACTGCCACCAAAATCAAAACCACTGCTCTACCATCACCATCATTACcacctgccataaagcagaagacaacagatgttacaacatctgttgtaatgacaacaatggttgaaacaccagttatTTCAACATctgttagtcaaccatctaccactgctctctccattcctacatcacaaccaaaattcCCTTCATCCATAAAGCTTTACACCAGAAAAAGGAAACCAATCTCGGACGATGAGGACATACATGATCCTAtggctgcaaaatatccactggaactagaagctataaaaaatgagatgagatAG